Proteins encoded together in one Gemmatimonadota bacterium DH-78 window:
- a CDS encoding HD domain-containing protein encodes MTVPDRHNPRLHELMARVNADPELYALWVASNVTAIERLGMTDHGPVHVKIVLNIAVRLLRLLAEAGVPTGVQTTYGLEREDAEVVVAMAALMHDVGMSIHRDDHESFSLFLAREKLKELLPGVYDGPTAALLTSEILHAIISHRSGGRPLTLEAGVVRIADALDMAKGRSRIPFEAGSLSIHSVSAAAIEAVRITTGEERPIRICIEMTNSAGVFQVDQLLRQKLKGSGLEPHIEIEVSLEGETERRLVREFKF; translated from the coding sequence ATGACGGTCCCCGACCGTCACAACCCCCGCCTGCATGAGTTGATGGCGCGGGTGAACGCCGACCCCGAGCTGTACGCGCTCTGGGTGGCGTCGAACGTGACGGCCATCGAGCGGCTCGGCATGACCGATCACGGGCCGGTGCACGTGAAGATCGTGCTCAACATCGCGGTGCGGCTGCTGCGGCTGCTCGCCGAGGCGGGCGTACCCACCGGGGTGCAGACCACCTACGGGCTCGAGCGGGAAGACGCCGAGGTCGTGGTCGCGATGGCGGCGCTGATGCACGACGTGGGCATGTCGATCCATCGCGACGACCACGAGTCGTTTTCGCTCTTTCTCGCGCGAGAGAAGCTGAAGGAGCTGCTGCCGGGGGTGTACGACGGGCCCACGGCCGCCCTGCTCACGTCGGAGATCCTGCACGCCATCATCTCGCACCGCAGCGGGGGCCGGCCCCTCACCCTCGAGGCCGGGGTGGTGCGTATCGCCGATGCGCTCGACATGGCCAAGGGGCGCTCGCGCATTCCCTTCGAGGCGGGCTCGCTCTCCATCCACTCGGTGTCGGCCGCGGCGATCGAGGCGGTGCGGATCACCACCGGCGAGGAGCGGCCGATCCGGATCTGCATCGAGATGACCAACTCCGCCGGGGTCTTCCAGGTCGACCAGCTGCTGCGCCAGAAGCTGAAGGGGAGCGGGCTCGAGCCGCACATCGAGATCGAGGTGTCGCTCGAGGGCGAGACCGAGCGCCGCCTGGTACGCGAATTCAAATTCTGA
- a CDS encoding RDD family protein: MATNVRDPRSIITPDAFEISKDLLGTPLGAPSRRLWAMLIDLMVIGFLTVATASISLILWGAVAVFFITMAFRSPGRSFGQVASILFRGATGCLGTVILIGVLIGYVASNAGDDFIDDFAKELAEPSSGEALDVPDVAGVEGPRELTPPDLGGILRGISAFAGATDADDPDEAAEVLGRSLSELGASQLQPAEARSLLDELVGDEVAWAAERDSVYAQAFRIAGVGDDADESSADAEALRLAGELAALSDAEAAARWFDLRARIEETEEPDEADETRLALLTARLAPIIAADSLDSLGDQLDELGDDLESTESRLAEARAEIEAGEAGFLGLARDIWEQAGSAIGLWSIYFTVALTVTGGRTVGKKLMGLRVLRLDGQPLNWWSSFERAGGYVAGVATGTLGFVQVFWDPNRQCVHDKIVGTVVVADGAEIEPGAWQEAWAVQQERRPSPVPTSASDEPREDARVHAENPRRATGRADRDDGPRPSQPPPA, encoded by the coding sequence ATGGCCACCAACGTCCGCGACCCGCGGAGCATCATCACCCCCGACGCCTTCGAGATCTCGAAGGATCTGCTGGGCACGCCCCTCGGCGCCCCGTCGCGGCGGCTGTGGGCCATGCTGATCGACCTGATGGTGATCGGATTTCTCACCGTGGCCACCGCCTCGATCTCGCTGATTCTCTGGGGCGCGGTGGCGGTCTTCTTCATCACGATGGCCTTTCGCTCGCCCGGGCGGTCGTTCGGCCAGGTCGCATCGATCCTCTTCCGGGGCGCCACGGGGTGCCTCGGCACGGTGATCCTGATCGGGGTCCTGATCGGGTATGTCGCCTCGAACGCGGGCGACGACTTCATCGACGACTTCGCCAAAGAGCTCGCCGAACCGTCGTCGGGCGAGGCGCTCGACGTGCCGGACGTGGCCGGCGTGGAGGGCCCGCGTGAGCTGACGCCTCCCGACCTGGGCGGCATTCTGCGCGGCATCTCGGCGTTCGCAGGCGCCACCGACGCCGACGACCCCGACGAGGCGGCGGAGGTGCTGGGGCGCTCGCTGAGCGAGCTCGGAGCATCGCAGCTCCAACCCGCGGAGGCGCGGTCGCTGCTCGACGAGCTGGTGGGCGACGAGGTGGCCTGGGCGGCCGAGCGGGATTCGGTGTACGCGCAGGCCTTTCGGATCGCGGGCGTGGGGGACGATGCGGACGAGTCGTCGGCCGATGCCGAGGCGCTCCGACTCGCCGGTGAACTCGCCGCTCTCTCCGACGCCGAGGCGGCCGCTCGCTGGTTCGACCTCCGCGCGCGGATCGAGGAGACGGAGGAGCCGGACGAAGCCGACGAGACCCGGCTCGCCCTGCTCACCGCGCGCCTCGCGCCGATCATCGCCGCCGACAGCCTCGACAGCCTCGGGGATCAACTGGACGAGTTGGGCGACGATCTGGAGTCCACCGAGAGCCGCCTCGCCGAAGCCCGGGCCGAGATCGAGGCCGGGGAGGCCGGATTCCTGGGGCTCGCCCGCGACATCTGGGAACAGGCCGGGTCGGCCATCGGTTTGTGGAGTATCTACTTCACCGTCGCCCTCACCGTCACCGGCGGACGCACGGTGGGAAAGAAGCTGATGGGACTCCGGGTACTCCGGCTGGACGGGCAGCCGCTGAACTGGTGGTCGTCGTTCGAGCGCGCCGGAGGCTACGTGGCCGGCGTCGCCACGGGGACCCTCGGGTTCGTGCAGGTGTTCTGGGACCCGAACCGGCAGTGCGTGCACGACAAGATCGTCGGGACCGTGGTGGTCGCCGACGGAGCCGAAATCGAACCAGGGGCCTGGCAGGAAGCGTGGGCGGTGCAGCAGGAGCGTCGCCCGAGCCCCGTTCCCACTTCCGCATCCGATGAGCCTCGAGAAGACGCCCGAGTCCACGCCGAGAACCCCCGCCGAGCGACTGGGCGAGCGGATCGAGATGACGGTCCCCGACCGTCACAACCCCCGCCTGCATGA
- a CDS encoding cob(I)yrinic acid a,c-diamide adenosyltransferase, which yields MKIYTRTGDAGDTALFGGGRVPKDHLRVAAYGTVDELNAVLGVSVVEVTDTQIRDRLEAIQHDLFAVGSILATRPRPDGSAHPHLPPLPVARIDEMERWIDAADDELTPLTQFVLPGGSAGAAHLHLARTVCRRAEREVVTLAAEETVDPDAIRYLNRLSDLLFALARLENHRAGRADVTWKK from the coding sequence ATGAAGATCTATACACGCACCGGGGACGCCGGCGACACGGCGCTCTTCGGCGGAGGGCGGGTGCCCAAGGACCATCTCCGGGTCGCGGCCTACGGCACGGTCGACGAGCTCAACGCCGTGCTGGGGGTGTCCGTGGTCGAGGTGACCGACACGCAGATCCGGGATCGCCTCGAGGCCATTCAGCACGACCTCTTCGCCGTCGGCTCGATTCTGGCCACGCGCCCCCGCCCGGATGGATCGGCGCATCCGCATCTTCCGCCGCTGCCCGTGGCACGAATCGACGAGATGGAGCGGTGGATCGACGCCGCCGACGACGAGTTGACCCCTCTCACCCAGTTCGTGCTCCCGGGGGGATCGGCCGGGGCCGCGCACCTCCACCTGGCCCGCACCGTCTGCCGAAGAGCCGAGCGCGAGGTGGTGACGCTTGCGGCGGAGGAGACGGTGGACCCGGATGCGATCCGCTACCTGAATCGGCTTTCCGACCTGTTGTTCGCGCTGGCGCGGCTGGAGAACCACCGCGCGGGCCGGGCCGACGTGACCTGGAAGAAGTAG
- a CDS encoding ferredoxin family protein, whose product MAYIIVEPCIETKDASCVEVCPVDCIYEGDDQYYIHPDECIDCGACEPECPVQAIFPDTDVPPEWTNYIEKNRNHF is encoded by the coding sequence GTGGCCTATATCATCGTCGAGCCCTGCATCGAGACCAAAGACGCCAGCTGCGTCGAGGTCTGCCCCGTGGATTGCATCTACGAGGGGGATGATCAGTACTACATCCATCCCGACGAGTGCATCGACTGCGGTGCCTGTGAACCGGAGTGCCCGGTGCAGGCGATCTTCCCGGACACGGACGTGCCCCCCGAATGGACCAACTACATCGAGAAGAACAGGAACCACTTCTGA
- a CDS encoding SgcJ/EcaC family oxidoreductase, translating to MLGAIGCAPSSEQSPAPVAAVGVDSATVAAEVIEVLQASVDAWNRNDLAGFLGSYTDDPTLAFVGATGVRRGKSEVEESYRASYFSGEGEADDLAFDQFEVRPLGPGYALAHGRWTLFEPGFETQPVSGQGRFTLVLRLEGGQWRIMHDHSS from the coding sequence GTGCTGGGCGCCATCGGATGCGCGCCGTCGAGCGAGCAGAGCCCGGCGCCGGTGGCGGCCGTCGGCGTGGACTCGGCCACGGTGGCGGCGGAGGTGATCGAGGTGCTGCAGGCCTCGGTCGACGCCTGGAATCGCAACGATCTCGCCGGCTTTCTCGGCAGCTACACCGACGACCCCACCCTCGCCTTCGTGGGCGCCACGGGCGTGCGTCGCGGCAAGAGCGAGGTGGAAGAGAGCTACCGCGCGTCGTACTTCAGTGGGGAGGGCGAGGCCGACGATCTGGCCTTCGATCAGTTCGAGGTGCGTCCGCTCGGACCGGGGTACGCCCTGGCGCACGGGCGGTGGACGCTCTTCGAGCCCGGCTTCGAAACGCAGCCGGTGAGCGGCCAGGGGCGGTTCACCCTCGTGCTGCGCCTCGAGGGTGGCCAGTGGAGAATCATGCACGATCACTCGTCGTGA
- a CDS encoding ArgE/DapE family deacylase yields MPEFRGSERTLEAADLMRDLVAIPSVNPALEPGGAGEAAIADHCAGLLRSWGFAVEVHEAAPGRPSVLARHGRGAPALLFNGHLDTVGVGGMTVAPFGEPGADGRYFGRGSCDMKGGDAALLAAARDLARSGHPGTVIVALTADEEHASIGMADLIARGLRADAAVVCEPTSLAVMPAHKGFVWVEVTIRGRAAHGSRPEVGIDAVRRMGRFLVELDLLEAEITARDPHPLLGTGSIHAGPIEGGTAPSVYPDRCTVVVERRTLPGESPDAVLREIEGVEDRVRARHPDLAFEARVVMDRPGTEVARSHALVTGLTAALAECGETARVEPMTAWVDGALLNEAGTPAVCFGPGSIAQAHAEDEWVDPDEVERCARVLITFARSFLAGG; encoded by the coding sequence ATGCCGGAATTCCGAGGTTCGGAGCGCACGCTCGAGGCCGCGGATCTCATGCGGGATCTGGTGGCGATTCCGTCGGTGAACCCCGCGCTGGAGCCGGGCGGGGCGGGCGAGGCGGCGATCGCCGACCACTGCGCGGGTCTGCTGCGCTCCTGGGGCTTCGCCGTCGAGGTGCACGAAGCCGCGCCGGGGCGGCCGAGCGTGCTCGCCCGGCACGGTCGAGGGGCTCCCGCCCTTCTGTTCAACGGCCACCTGGACACGGTGGGGGTCGGCGGGATGACCGTGGCGCCCTTCGGTGAGCCGGGCGCCGACGGCCGCTATTTCGGGAGGGGAAGCTGCGACATGAAGGGAGGCGACGCCGCGCTGCTCGCCGCCGCTCGCGACCTGGCGCGGTCGGGGCATCCCGGCACGGTGATCGTCGCGCTGACGGCGGACGAGGAGCACGCCTCCATCGGCATGGCCGATCTGATCGCCCGAGGGCTGCGCGCCGACGCGGCGGTGGTGTGCGAACCGACGAGTCTGGCGGTGATGCCCGCCCACAAGGGTTTCGTGTGGGTGGAGGTGACGATTCGGGGGCGGGCGGCGCACGGGTCGAGGCCCGAGGTGGGGATCGACGCGGTGCGGCGCATGGGCCGGTTCCTGGTGGAGCTCGACCTTCTCGAGGCGGAGATCACCGCCCGCGACCCGCACCCGCTCCTCGGTACGGGATCCATCCATGCCGGACCGATCGAGGGCGGCACGGCGCCCTCGGTCTACCCCGACCGCTGCACGGTGGTGGTCGAGCGCCGAACGCTCCCCGGCGAGTCGCCCGATGCGGTGCTTCGCGAGATCGAGGGGGTGGAGGACCGGGTGCGGGCGCGACACCCCGACCTCGCCTTCGAGGCCCGCGTCGTGATGGACCGTCCCGGGACGGAGGTGGCGCGATCGCATGCGCTCGTGACCGGTCTGACCGCCGCGCTGGCGGAGTGCGGCGAGACCGCGAGGGTGGAGCCGATGACGGCCTGGGTCGACGGCGCCCTCCTCAACGAAGCGGGTACGCCGGCCGTCTGCTTCGGGCCCGGCTCGATCGCACAGGCGCACGCGGAGGACGAATGGGTGGATCCGGACGAGGTGGAGCGCTGTGCGCGGGTGCTGATCACCTTCGCCCGAAGCTTCCTCGCCGGCGGTTGA
- a CDS encoding DUF1707 domain-containing protein, protein MSEDERSDTPAGEADRQRAVDALCQAFADDRIEVDEFERRVELAHRAQTAEELRRLLAGVPGAAPPVPHASAGGAPAPGSTALAAARPAGDHPLQPVESVRPTSFIAGILGGGSRAGAWYPARINYAMGVMGGFSLDLREAPLPPGVTEIKLFCMWGGGEIIVPPDVRVEVSIAGILGGFDYDHAAPSTLDPSAPVVRVSGICFMGGAEIAVRYAGETSGDARRRRRHEKKERRRALKAARKQGD, encoded by the coding sequence ATGAGTGAGGACGAGCGAAGCGACACCCCCGCCGGAGAGGCCGACCGCCAGCGGGCGGTGGACGCCCTGTGCCAGGCCTTCGCGGACGACCGGATCGAGGTGGACGAGTTCGAGCGCCGCGTCGAACTCGCGCACCGCGCCCAGACCGCCGAAGAACTGCGGCGGTTGCTGGCCGGAGTGCCGGGGGCCGCTCCCCCCGTGCCCCACGCCTCCGCCGGGGGCGCGCCCGCACCCGGCTCGACCGCCCTCGCCGCCGCCCGGCCCGCGGGCGATCACCCGCTGCAGCCGGTCGAGTCGGTGCGGCCGACCAGTTTCATCGCCGGCATCCTGGGTGGCGGCAGTCGGGCGGGCGCCTGGTACCCGGCGCGGATCAACTACGCCATGGGGGTGATGGGCGGGTTCAGCCTGGACCTGCGCGAGGCGCCGCTTCCCCCGGGGGTGACGGAGATCAAGCTGTTCTGCATGTGGGGTGGGGGCGAGATCATCGTGCCCCCCGACGTGCGGGTGGAGGTGTCGATCGCCGGGATCCTCGGTGGCTTCGACTACGACCACGCCGCCCCGAGCACGCTCGACCCGTCGGCCCCGGTCGTTCGCGTGAGCGGCATCTGCTTCATGGGGGGGGCCGAGATCGCGGTGCGCTACGCAGGTGAGACGTCGGGCGATGCCAGGCGGCGCCGTCGCCACGAGAAGAAGGAGCGACGTCGCGCGCTCAAGGCGGCCCGCAAACAGGGCGACTGA
- a CDS encoding DoxX family protein: MPHAALNLLRILAGLLFMQHGAQKLFAVLGRDAPAAAYSLHWLAGVFEWWGGLLIVLGLFTRPVAFLLAGQMMVAYFMSHAPRGLVPIENGGELALLYFAVFLYISARGGGAFSLDGLLRARKRGNPAG, from the coding sequence ATGCCGCACGCAGCACTCAACCTTCTCCGCATTCTCGCCGGGCTCCTCTTCATGCAGCACGGAGCCCAGAAGCTCTTCGCCGTACTCGGCCGCGATGCCCCCGCCGCCGCCTACTCGCTGCACTGGCTGGCCGGCGTCTTCGAGTGGTGGGGCGGGCTGTTGATCGTGCTGGGCCTCTTCACGCGGCCGGTGGCCTTTCTGCTGGCGGGCCAGATGATGGTCGCCTACTTCATGAGCCACGCCCCCCGCGGCCTGGTGCCCATCGAAAATGGCGGCGAGCTCGCGCTGCTGTACTTCGCGGTCTTCCTCTACATCTCCGCGCGCGGAGGCGGCGCTTTCAGCCTCGACGGCCTGCTCCGGGCGCGGAAGCGGGGGAACCCGGCCGGGTAG
- a CDS encoding RES family NAD+ phosphorylase, protein MVEAQHLVSTRKLVDTDAEQVLLEQLIDGVKPPLPEATPPGLHYLLLTPFRYPPLPFGSRFGRSTEPGIWYGSDAVETALAESAYYRLVFLEGTAADLGTVRTDITAYQARLEAERGVDLTAPPFDEHEAAISSRAEYDAAQALGAAMRANGVQAFRYRSARDPERGSNVGAFTAEVFRGARPRNLEPWHCTSASDGVEFRKLDYFTRVVVRFDADAFQVDGSLPTPPS, encoded by the coding sequence GTGGTGGAAGCTCAGCACCTGGTGTCGACCCGGAAGCTCGTCGACACCGATGCGGAACAGGTGCTTCTCGAGCAGCTCATCGACGGAGTGAAACCACCCCTTCCGGAAGCGACCCCACCCGGACTCCACTATCTGCTGCTCACGCCGTTCCGGTACCCCCCCCTGCCGTTCGGCTCTCGATTCGGGCGCAGCACCGAGCCGGGGATCTGGTACGGATCGGATGCCGTGGAGACGGCTCTCGCGGAGAGTGCCTACTACCGCCTGGTCTTCCTGGAAGGGACTGCAGCCGACCTCGGCACGGTGCGCACCGACATCACGGCCTACCAGGCGCGACTCGAAGCGGAACGGGGTGTCGATCTGACCGCGCCCCCGTTCGACGAGCACGAAGCAGCGATCTCGTCCCGGGCCGAGTATGACGCCGCGCAGGCCCTCGGCGCAGCCATGAGGGCGAACGGCGTGCAGGCGTTCCGATACCGGTCGGCCCGCGATCCGGAGCGTGGCTCGAACGTCGGAGCCTTCACGGCGGAGGTATTTCGGGGAGCGCGCCCGAGGAACCTGGAACCGTGGCACTGCACCTCGGCGTCCGATGGCGTCGAGTTTCGAAAGCTGGACTACTTCACGCGCGTCGTCGTCCGGTTCGACGCAGACGCCTTCCAGGTCGACGGATCGCTGCCGACCCCGCCGTCTTGA
- a CDS encoding MbcA/ParS/Xre antitoxin family protein, protein MPNLAKASEGSPGTTLAKAVTRAASSLGLRNTHLARIVGTSEASVSRLSKGRILDPDSKEGELALLFLRLYRSLDALVGGNEAQARAWLHAPNSHLLGVPAERIQTVQGLTDVIRYLDAMRGRV, encoded by the coding sequence ATGCCCAACCTCGCGAAGGCCTCCGAAGGGTCGCCCGGGACGACTCTGGCCAAGGCGGTCACACGAGCCGCGTCATCACTCGGCCTGCGCAACACCCACCTGGCACGAATCGTCGGCACTTCGGAGGCCTCCGTTTCTCGCCTCTCGAAGGGTCGCATTCTCGATCCGGACTCCAAGGAGGGCGAGCTGGCTCTCCTGTTTCTGCGCCTGTATCGCAGTCTCGATGCCCTCGTGGGTGGAAACGAGGCTCAGGCTCGCGCGTGGTTGCATGCGCCCAACAGCCACCTGCTCGGCGTGCCGGCAGAGCGGATTCAGACGGTGCAGGGGCTGACTGATGTCATCCGCTATCTGGATGCGATGCGGGGGCGCGTCTGA
- a CDS encoding BrxA/BrxB family bacilliredoxin: MPYPEMMVAPMREDLVRIGFEELRSADDVDRVLGDDDAEGTTLLVVNSVCGCAAGAARPGVYLSLQGGTRPDQLTTVFAGQDLEATERAREYIAGYPPSSPSIALFRDGQLVWFLERHRIEGSTPHQIAATLQNAYLEHCG; the protein is encoded by the coding sequence ATGCCCTACCCCGAGATGATGGTCGCCCCCATGCGTGAGGATCTCGTGCGCATCGGATTCGAGGAACTCCGCTCCGCCGACGACGTCGATCGGGTGCTGGGAGACGACGACGCCGAGGGCACCACTCTCCTCGTCGTGAACTCGGTGTGCGGGTGCGCCGCCGGGGCCGCCCGTCCCGGAGTCTATCTCTCGCTCCAGGGCGGGACGCGACCCGACCAGCTCACCACCGTCTTCGCCGGCCAGGACCTCGAGGCCACCGAGCGGGCGCGCGAGTACATCGCCGGATACCCGCCTTCGTCGCCGTCCATCGCGCTCTTCCGCGACGGGCAGCTGGTGTGGTTCCTCGAGCGTCACCGCATCGAGGGCAGCACCCCGCACCAGATCGCCGCCACGCTTCAGAACGCCTACCTCGAGCACTGCGGCTGA
- a CDS encoding (2Fe-2S)-binding protein — protein MTSGIDIVRFRVNGDPVEVGVPAHHTLVEALRYTLGLTGTKQGCDKGDCGACTVLLDGRPTLSCILPVHEAQGREVITVEGLARDAEPHPLQDEFDRHGAAQCGFCTPGILCSAAALLEENAEPSLDEIREALSGNLCRCTGYTKIFVAVEAAAARLREEP, from the coding sequence GTGACCTCAGGTATCGACATCGTGCGCTTCCGGGTGAACGGCGACCCCGTGGAGGTGGGGGTCCCCGCGCATCACACCCTGGTCGAAGCGCTTCGCTACACCCTCGGCCTCACCGGCACCAAGCAGGGGTGCGACAAGGGAGACTGCGGCGCCTGCACCGTGCTGCTCGACGGCCGCCCCACGCTGTCGTGCATTCTTCCCGTGCACGAGGCGCAGGGTCGCGAGGTGATCACGGTCGAGGGGCTGGCCCGCGACGCGGAGCCGCACCCGCTCCAGGACGAGTTCGATCGGCACGGCGCCGCCCAGTGCGGCTTCTGCACCCCGGGAATTCTGTGTTCGGCTGCCGCGCTGCTGGAGGAGAATGCCGAGCCCTCTCTCGACGAGATTCGCGAGGCGCTCTCGGGCAATCTCTGCCGCTGCACCGGATACACGAAGATCTTCGTGGCCGTCGAGGCGGCCGCCGCGCGTCTGCGGGAGGAACCATGA
- a CDS encoding xanthine dehydrogenase family protein molybdopterin-binding subunit has translation MSEQPSEFSVIGRPQRKIDGLAKSTGRAAYTDDLTLPGLLHGKILRSPHPHARIVSIDTSNAEALPGVHGVLVGRELPRLYGIIPWTPDETALAVDRVRHIGDGVAAVAAVDEDTALRALGLIEVEYEVLPAILDPQDALAAEGSYDAGDYIHPPKKEGWNGNVTKMVALEFGDLESGFASADIEVEGGYRFEGTTHAAIEPHCAIGQFEAGGRLTVWSSTQVPHYLHRELAQVLELDPANVRVIQPPVGGAFGGKSEPFDLEFCVAALARKTGRPVKILYTREEVFYAHRGRHPFDMWYRTGMTRDGRLTAVDARIVLDGGAYASFGLVTTYYSGQLLTAPYDLGAYRFNSVRAYTNKPACGPKRGHGSVQPRFAFEVQVDKLAEAGGFDPMELRRRNLLGPDTRTVNELRVTSNGFEQCLESVERASGWKERWRRLPFGRGLGVAGSTYISGTNYPIYPNDMPQSGIQVQIDRSGRVAVFSGGSEIGQGTDSAMAYIAAEELGVPLAHVRVMRGDTDFTPVDLGAYSSRVTFMLGNACVDACRKVKAQVCEAVAHHWDGDPDAVVLREGRAFDPSDGERTMPIRRAFQIAEARWGTLGATGSYNTPKDVHGSYRGGTIGASPAYSFTAHVAEVEVDPETGVVRVDRIWVAHDCGRALNPVLVEGQMEGSAYMGFGEALMEEHVFKDADHGRAGLHNAPSLLDYRIPTSVDTPALEALIVESIDPEGPYGAKEAGEGPLHPSIPAIANAIHDAVGVRVDRLPFSPPRVWRAIQAAREAGTLGKPPHPADRVGAGVAS, from the coding sequence ATGAGCGAGCAGCCCTCCGAGTTCTCCGTCATCGGTCGCCCGCAACGCAAGATCGACGGCCTGGCCAAGTCGACCGGCCGGGCGGCCTACACCGACGACCTCACCCTGCCGGGCCTGCTGCACGGCAAGATCCTGCGCAGTCCGCACCCCCACGCCCGCATCGTCTCGATCGACACCTCGAATGCCGAGGCGCTCCCCGGCGTGCACGGCGTGTTGGTGGGGCGCGAGCTTCCGCGACTCTACGGCATCATTCCGTGGACTCCGGACGAAACGGCGCTGGCCGTGGATCGGGTGCGGCACATCGGCGACGGGGTGGCTGCCGTCGCCGCGGTCGATGAGGACACCGCGCTCCGGGCCCTCGGACTGATCGAGGTGGAGTACGAGGTCCTGCCCGCGATCCTGGATCCGCAGGACGCGCTCGCCGCCGAGGGCAGCTACGACGCCGGTGACTACATCCACCCCCCGAAGAAGGAGGGGTGGAACGGCAACGTCACGAAGATGGTGGCGCTCGAGTTCGGGGATCTGGAAAGCGGATTCGCGTCGGCCGACATCGAAGTAGAAGGTGGATACCGATTCGAGGGCACGACGCACGCCGCGATCGAGCCCCACTGCGCGATCGGGCAGTTCGAGGCCGGGGGCCGACTCACCGTGTGGTCGTCGACGCAGGTCCCGCACTACCTGCACCGAGAGCTCGCCCAGGTGCTCGAACTCGACCCCGCCAACGTGCGGGTGATCCAGCCGCCGGTGGGGGGCGCCTTCGGGGGCAAGAGCGAACCCTTCGATCTCGAGTTCTGCGTGGCCGCCCTGGCCCGCAAGACCGGGCGCCCGGTGAAGATTCTCTACACCCGGGAAGAGGTGTTCTACGCCCACCGGGGCCGCCACCCCTTCGACATGTGGTACCGCACGGGCATGACCCGCGACGGCCGGCTCACGGCGGTCGACGCGCGCATCGTGCTCGACGGCGGGGCCTACGCATCGTTCGGCCTCGTGACCACCTACTACTCGGGCCAGCTGCTCACCGCCCCCTACGACCTGGGTGCCTATCGATTCAACTCGGTGCGCGCCTACACGAACAAGCCCGCCTGCGGGCCCAAGCGCGGCCACGGGTCGGTGCAGCCCCGCTTCGCCTTCGAGGTGCAGGTCGACAAGCTCGCCGAGGCGGGGGGCTTCGACCCGATGGAGCTGCGGCGCAGGAACCTGCTCGGCCCCGACACCCGCACGGTCAACGAACTGCGGGTGACGTCGAACGGCTTCGAACAGTGCCTCGAGTCGGTCGAGCGCGCGTCGGGGTGGAAGGAGCGGTGGCGCCGCCTGCCCTTCGGCCGTGGGCTCGGGGTGGCCGGCTCGACCTACATCTCGGGCACGAACTACCCCATCTACCCCAACGACATGCCCCAGTCGGGCATCCAGGTGCAGATCGACCGGTCGGGGCGGGTGGCCGTGTTCAGCGGCGGCAGCGAGATCGGGCAGGGCACCGACTCGGCCATGGCCTACATCGCGGCGGAGGAGTTGGGCGTACCCCTCGCGCACGTGCGGGTGATGCGCGGCGATACCGACTTCACCCCGGTCGACCTCGGGGCCTACTCGTCGCGCGTGACCTTCATGCTCGGCAACGCCTGCGTCGACGCCTGCCGCAAGGTGAAGGCCCAGGTGTGCGAGGCAGTGGCCCACCACTGGGACGGCGACCCCGATGCGGTCGTGCTCCGCGAGGGCCGCGCCTTCGACCCGTCGGACGGCGAGCGCACGATGCCGATCCGCCGCGCTTTCCAGATCGCCGAGGCCCGGTGGGGCACCCTCGGGGCCACCGGATCGTACAACACTCCGAAGGATGTGCACGGCAGCTACCGCGGCGGCACCATCGGCGCGAGTCCCGCCTACTCCTTCACGGCCCATGTGGCCGAGGTCGAGGTGGATCCCGAGACGGGGGTGGTACGCGTGGACAGGATCTGGGTGGCGCACGACTGCGGCCGGGCCCTCAACCCGGTGTTGGTGGAAGGGCAGATGGAGGGGTCGGCCTACATGGGCTTCGGCGAGGCGCTGATGGAGGAGCACGTGTTCAAGGACGCCGACCACGGGCGCGCGGGGCTGCACAACGCGCCCTCGCTGCTCGACTACCGGATACCGACCAGCGTCGACACCCCCGCCCTCGAGGCGCTCATCGTGGAGTCGATCGACCCCGAGGGGCCCTACGGAGCGAAGGAGGCCGGCGAGGGGCCCCTGCACCCGTCGATTCCGGCGATCGCGAATGCGATTCACGACGCCGTGGGGGTTCGGGTCGACCGGCTCCCCTTCTCGCCGCCGCGGGTGTGGCGCGCCATCCAGGCGGCGCGCGAGGCGGGTACCCTGGGCAAGCCCCCGCATCCGGCCGATCGGGTGGGCGCGGGAGTGGCGTCGTGA